A segment of the Corynebacterium liangguodongii genome:
AGCTCGGGCAGTTTCTCAAGGTAGCCAACGTCGCCGAGACCGGCGGGCACGCCAAGGAACTCATCTCGGGCGGCCAGGTCACGGTCAACGGCGAGGTGGTCACGGCCCGTGGGCACATGCTTGTCGACGCCGACGTGGTCACCGCCGCCGGCCAGAGCCTCACAGTAGTCACCGGTGCCGAGGGCGGCGACTACTTTGATGAGCGTACCGCGAACGACGACTTCGACCCGGAGAAGTGGAGGAACATGTAAATGCCCGCCTTCGAAGCGCTGCCGGGGATGCCGTATTGGCAGGATCTCGCGACCGTTGACACCACCAAGTCCGCCTACTTCTACTCCAAGTTGCTCGGCTGGGAGGTCGAGGGCGACCTCTACCGGATGGCGCGCACGCAGGGATTGCCGGTGGCAGGGTTCATCGGCGGGCTCGACGACCCGACGATGAGCGATGCCTGGGTGACCTACTTTTTCACGCGCGATGTGGAGGGGGTGAAAAGGGGCGTCGTCACGCGCGGCGGTGAGGTGCTGGCTACCGCCGAGGTGTCGCTGGGAACGATGGTGCTGTGCGCAGACCCGGCCGGCGCCATCTTTGGCGTGATCGAACCGGCGGGGGAGGACCAGTTCGTTGCGGCCGGGGAGCCGGGCACTCCCGTCTGGCACGAGTACGTCGCGCTCGATCGCGCCCGTGAATGCATCGACTTCTACGCCGAGCTGTTCGACTGGGAGGTGACGCACTCGCAGGGCTACTACCTGGCCACCGCCGAGGGCGCACCCTTCCTCGGGCTGCGGGACGATTCGGGGAACGCGGACGTCGCAGCACTCGCCGGGTTCTGGGAGACCTATTTCGGCGTGGAGGACGTCGCGCGTGCGGCGCGTCGCGCGCAAGAGCTCGGTGGCGAGGTCGTACACGGCCCCGAAGACTCGCCCTTTGGACCCCTCGTCCTCGTGGCCGATCCGACCGGGGCGACCGTGACGCTCTGCGAGGTAGAAGCTCCTGCGCCTGAGGAGCTGCTCAGCGAGTCCGACTCCGTGCTGGGCCTGTGAGAACATTCGCTGCCCTAGCGGCGACGGCGGTGCTCGCCGCCGCGCTCGCATCGACGGTCGCCCCCGCGGGAGCCTACGAGGTCGCTCGCGACTTCGACAGCGATCGCACCGCCCTCGCCGTCGTCCACCCGGACGGGCGCTGGTCCGGATCGGAGGACGCGCTCGAGCCGCGCCCCGCCCTTTCCCTGGCCAAGCTCTACCTCGGCTACTGGGTGTTATACAACGGCACCGAGGAGGACAAGGACTTGGTCGAGGAGATGATCGCGCTCTCCCGCGACGACTACGCCCAGCGCCTCGACCGCAAGTACCCGCAGGCCATCGGCGAGATCGCGGACGACTTCGACCTGCAAGACACCGCCCGCTACGGCGCGTGGGGGAGGACGGAGACCTCGGCCTACGATGTGGCGACCTTTATCGCCTCGATCCTGTGGGATCCGCGCGCCGAGCCGCTGCTCGACGGCATGCGCCAGATGCAGGAAAAGGCCCGTGACGGCTTCGATCAGCTCTTCGGCGCCGCCACCTTGGACCGCGTCGAGGGCATGAAGACGGGGTGGTCCGACGACCAGGAGTCTCAGACCGGCAGCGTCGCCTTCGGCGAAATTGGTGACGACGTCTGGGTCGTCGCCGCCCTGACCTGGGGAGACGCCGAAGAGAACACGGCAGATGTGAAAAAGGGCGTCAACCAGGTCGACGACCTCGCGGCGCTGAAGCTGCGGCTGAGACGGGGCATAAGCGGCTGGCAGCCCGGAGACGGACTGCCGGTGAAGTTTACGCCGCTAGACCTCGGCTGAGAAGCGGCCTACATACGCCGCGACTTCGGTGATGCGCCGCCGCGCCTCCGCGGGGGTGGAGATCCCCTCAGCCGCGTAGTATTCGATGACGTCCGCGCCGGGCGCGCGCACCCCCGCCCCACGCGCGGCCTGCACGAGGGTGGGGCCGGTGACCGACGGGCGGCTGGGAAACGACAGCACTGCGGCATCAGCGCTGGTCGCGGCGCCATCTCCGGCGAACCACGCCACCACCGCGGTGGCCCCGCGCGAGCGCGCGTAGGCGATGGCGGGCTCGATGAGCTCACGCGTGTCGACATCTATTGCCACCGCTCCGGACAGCGCCACTACCGCGGCGACCTCGGGCTGCCAAGAAAACTCCCGCGCCCGTGGCGTGGGCGGCCCGGCGGCGATAACCCACACCCCGGTTGTGCGATCAGCGGGTCGAATGCACGCCCCGTAGTCGCAGGTGCCCACCTCCACGCCGGCGCTGAAAGCCACCCCCGGCATGGTGTGGTCGACCGCGGAGCCGAGCATAAGCATCGCCGCGTGCGTGAGCCGGTCGGGCATGAGGGCGAGGTAGCGGTCAAGCTCGTCCGCATCGGCGCCGTTCGGGCGCGGGTAGGTCGCCTCCATGTAGGAGCGGATCTGTTCGAACTGCAGGCTGTCCGGGAGGGTGCGGCGCACCCCACCGACGTTGAAGTTCGGGTCTTCTTGCTCGTTGAGCGGGTAGGAGTCGCCCTCGGCGCCCTGCTCGAGCGGCCCGACTACCAAATCTGCACCCGGTCGGCGGGGGCGACCCACATCGCGGAGTCCTCGCGCACATCGAACGCGTCGTAGAACTCCGGGATGTTGCCCGCGATGACGTTGCAGCGGAACTCGTTAGGGGAGTGCGGGTCGATGGCAAGGAGCTGTGCGGCCATCTCCGGGCGCGTCTTGGAGCGCCACACCCTCGCCCACGCCAAAAACAGGCGCTGGAGGCCGGTGTAGGTTCCCTCGAGCTCGCCGAACGGCTGGGCGGGGCCGTCGCTCAGCCCGTTGTCATCGAGGTAGAGCTTGTAGGCCGCCACCGCGATTCCCAGGCCGCCGAGGTCGCCGATGTTCTCACCGAGGGTGAACTCGCCCTTGACCCCGCTGACCCCCTCGGTGCCCTGCAGCACGGCGGGGACGAGGCCGTTGAACTGCTCAACGAGCTTCGAGGTGAGAGAATCGAAACGTTCGCGATCCTCCTCGGTCCACCACGAGTTGAGGTTGCCGTGGCCGTCGTAACGCGAGCCCTGATCGTCGAACCCGTGGCCGATCTCGTGGCCGATCACCGCCCCGATCGCGCCGAAGTTCTCCGCGGCGTCGGCCTCGGCGTCGAAAAACGGCGGCTGCAAGATCGCGGCGGGGAAGGTGATGTCGTTGACCACCGGGTTGTAGAAGGCGTTGACAGTCTGCGGGGTGGTCACCCACTCGCCGCGGTCGGCCGGGCGGCCCACCTTACCCAGCTGGTAGTCGTGCTCGAACGCAGCACCGCGGCGCACGTTGGCGATCAGGTCCTTGCCGGACTGGCTGAACTCCAGGCCGTCGAAGCTGCGCCACGAATCGGGGTAGCCGATCTTCGTGGCAAATTGCTCGAGCTTCTCCAGTGCGCGGGCGCGGGTGTCCTCGCCCATCCACTCGAGCCGGGAGATGCGCTCACGGTAGGCGCGCAACAGGTAGCCCACAAGCGCGAGCATGTGCTCCTTCGACTCAGGCGGGAAGTGCTTCTCCACGTACCGGGCGCCGATCTCCTGGCCCACGAGGGACTCCGCGAGGCTGACCCCGCGCTTCCAGCGGTCGCGCTGCTCGGTCGCCCCGGCGAGCTTTACGCCGAAGAATTCGAAGTTCGCCGCCCCGATGTCTTCTGGGAGGAGCCCCGCGCGCGAGCGCAGGATGTTCCACGCGCCCCACAGTTGCCAGTCAGCCAGCGTCTCGGGACGCAGCATCTGGCCGAGCGCCTCAGTATAGGAGGGCATCATGTTCACCACCGGGCCCTCGCCCAGGCCCGAGCCGCGCAAAATCTCCTGCACCAGCGGAGGAAGCTCACCTAGCTCGACCGGGTTATAGGTCGCGATCGCGTCGCGGGACCGAACCACATCCCAGTGGCTCGCCGCGAGTTGGGTCTCGAGGTTGACCACGCGCTCCGCGGCCACCTCGGCGGGCAGCCCGAGCAGGGGCGCGGAATCGAGGTAGCCCAGCATCCGAGCGACGTGGGCCTTGTACTCCGCCAGGGTCTGTGCATGCTGCTCCTCGCGGTAGTACGCCTCGTCCGGCAGCCCGAGGCCGCTTTGCACGACGTAGGCGATCGAGTCTTCGCCCTGGGAGTCTTTCTCCACCCAATAGGTCACGGGCGCGCCGACGCCGACGCGCTCGAGCTCACCGAAGCTGCGGGCCAGCTCCGTGATGTTGGATACCGCCAGCTTTTGCAGGTCCGGCTCGAGCGGGGCGAGGCCGGCCGCGTTGATCTCGGCGGTATCCATGAAGGACAAGTAGAGATCGCCGCCGCGCCCGACGCCGTCTTCCAACAGGTCGCGGACGTCCGCTTCGGACTTGTCCCGCAACGCGTAAAAGGCGCCGTCGATGCCGCGATCGGCCGGGATCTCGTGGGTGGCCACCCACTGTCCGTTCACTAGCTCAAAGAGGTCATTCATGCCACCACTCTACGCGTGCGCCGTGATCCATCCCGCGGCCTCGCGGCGGTCGGGGCCTTCGTAGCCGCCGTGGGCGGTGATCCCGGCGGCGAGCTTGAACACGTCGAGGCCCAAGGTAGCCAAGACGTGGGCGACCGGAGCTAGCGGCGCCAGTCCGCTGGCCAGGCCAACCTGCATCGCCGGGGCGACCAGCCCGCGCAGGCTAGGAGGCATGGAGCACACGACGTCGTCGGCGTGGCAGATCTCCAACACCCGCGGCCCGAGTTCGCCGTAGCCCTCGGGCAGCGAGCCGAGCGCACCCCTCGAATCGGGCGGGGTCCCGGGCGATAGCACCGCGCCGTTGCCGCCCTGGTGGGGGTTGGAAAACAGCGCCACGGAGCCGACCCTTTCGGGGCCGATCGGGCCGCGGCCGTGGGCGATGTCGCTGGTCATCTGCGAGGTGATGTGGGCGCCGAGGGAGTAGCCCGTGAAGCTAAAGCGCGCCTCGGGGCAGCGCTGGGCGAGGGTGGTCACCGCGTTTCGGGTCTCGCGGTAACCATCGTCGAAGGCAGCGGGGTAGGTATCCACGGCGAAGGGCAGCGAGCGGTAGGACACCCACAGCGCCTCCACGGCCCCGTGGGTCTGTGCCTCGACAATCAGGCCGGTGCTAAAGACGTTGCCGCCGTGCGGGATCGCGGTGGGCAGACCTTCGACGGTGTTGGCGCCGCCGGGCACGGCGATGAGGTAGTGCGCGCTGCAGCCCTGCTCGTTGACCACGGTGTTCGCCCTGTTCGACGAGATTTCCTGTGCCCCGGCAGGCCGCGGTGTCGCACCGATGGTCACGGCGGCGAGAAGTGCCGCAGCGCCCAGCGCGTTGATGAATGTCCTTGCTGTGCTCGCTGCCATGCCTTCTAGTCTTTCTTCTCTTCGGGGTCGCGGATCTTCATCGGGCCAGGGGTGAACCAGCCCCAGCGGGTCGCATTGTCGTGTTCCACTGCTGCGACCTGCGGGACCTCGCCCGCGGAGTTCGTGCGCGGTTCGTACTTCGCCACAGAACCCCAGTCGCGCGCCCAGTCGTTTCGCAGGTATCCGGGGATGTCGTAGGAGTAGTTCACCGCCTCCGTGGTCGCCAGCGCGCCGCCGCCCAGGAAGTCCATGAAGCCGGAGAGCTGGGCCTTGCCCGGGGCGTCCGGCATGATGCGGAACTCAGGGATCTCCGCCACGCCCGCGTAGTGGTTGAAGGTGCGCTGGCAGGGGTACTGCAGCGCCACCGACCAGTCCAGCAACCCGGGGGTGGAGGGGGCGAAGACATCCCCGAGAGGCGCCAGCGTGGGCACGCGCGGCGGGGTCAGCGCCATCCAATCCCGATCCGCCAGCGAGGAGTCCTCTGCAACGAGGCGGACCACGTCTGCCTCCTCGGGCAGATCCGCGATGGGGTAGCGCAGGTTGCGCCACGACGGGGTCGGGCCCTGGTCGAGCATCTCGACCTCCCCGAGGCGCTCGACGGAGGTGCCGTCGCGAAGCGCGCCGTACTCGAGCTTGAGGTCGGCGCCTTCTTGCTCCACGCCGTTGATGTCCTTGTGCGCGATGCGCCCGGCGGCGGAGGCGACGACGAGCGGAGCGTCCTCGCGCGCGGGCGGGAGGGCGAACCAGGCCGTCTCGAGCTGGGCCGAGCCCGTCGGCTCCTCGGAGTAGGACCCCAGCATGGGAACTTTGGTGTAGTCGAGGTTAAACGGCAGGCGGACGGTCGAGCCGTTGGCCCCGCGCATGGTCTCCGGGCGGTTGCCCTGGGTGCTCGTACGGGTGGTGGACTGCTCCTGCTCGGTGGTGGCCTTCGCGGCATCCGCGGAACCCGACCCTGCGTTGGTGTTGGTGCCGGTGCCGTTGCCGGTGGTGGCGCTATTGGTGGCCCCGCTCGGGTCGAGGGTCGAGGCCGAGGCGTTGTTATTGGCATCGGTGCGCGGGCTCGACGCGGACGAGCTGGAGTCCTCCTCCACGATGAAGGAGGGCACGCCCTCCGGGTCGAACCCGCGGTTATCCCCGCTGTCGAGGGAATCGGCCAACGCGACGCCCCCGATCGGGGAGAGGAAGGACTCGTTCGTGTTGGTCTCGAGCAAGACGTCGGAGCCGAGCTGGCAGGAATTTCCGGCGAAGGTGCGAACGTTACCCATCCCCACCGAGTAGGCCGGGGCCTGGTCAAGGAAAGCCTTGACAAAGGTGAGGCAGGAAAACGCCACCATGAGCGCGGCGACGATCGCGATCGGGGCGGACATGAGCCCCGCGAAGCGGCCCGCGCCCACGCGCGTTGCCCGGGCGTGCCGGAGCGATTGGAAGACCCCGATCATAAGGATCACAAGCGCGATGACGAGCACGACAGTGTTGGCCTCCACGGCGTGGAGCTGCACCGTCTTATCCCACCACGGCACCCCGAAGGAGGAGACGTACCACCAGCCGTTCCACCCGGCCAGGGTCACGGCCATGAGAAACGCCACCCCGGCAAGCGCGAAGGTGCGGTTGCGCGCCGAGCGCAGTGCGATGTGGGAGAGCACCACGGCGCCGAGGGCGGCCACCGCCCCGCCGATCCCCGCGTAGATGCCGAAGTGGTGGGTCCACTTCGTCGGGGTGAACATGAGGAAGAACGTCGAGAGCGCCACGATGAGAACCAGGCGCACCGTAGGCCCCTTCGCCGCGCCGGGGATGGAGCCCATCCGCACGAGCGCCCAGGCGATAAGCCCCAGGCAGGCGAAGAAGACGAAGGTGGGGAAGCGCCTGGTCATGGAGCCGTCCACGGTCTGGTCGAACAGCGTGCCGTAGCGCACCCACTCCGAGTACCAGTCCAGCGCGGGGCCCACCTTCGAGCGCACCGAGGTCGCCTCGAGCACGGTGGCTAGCGTCTGGTCGTGGAACACCGCGAGCATCACCGCGAAGCCCGCGGCGAGGAACGGGGCGATAAAAGCCAACCGGGGGGCATGGGGCAAGCGGCGCTCCATGATGGCGAAAAGCGCCGGTAAGGAGATGAGGAACACGCCGACGGCGGCCAGGCCGGTCGGTCCGCAGGCGAGGGTGAATGCGGCCAGGATCGTGCCCACCGCGGCCGGGAAGAGTCGCTCGGTGGCGATCGCTCGCTCGAAGGACGCCCACGTGGCAATGAGCCCGAGCGCGATGATCGGCTCCGGGCGGGTGCCGTTGTTGTAGGGCAGCCAGAAACTCAAGAAGACCAGCGCGGCAGTCCAGTGGGCCATGCGCCTCTCGGCAACGACGGGCCCGAGCCGCGGCAGGAGCTCCCGGGAGAGGATCCACCACGTGGCCACGCCCGCGAGTAACGACGGCAGGCGCATCCACATCGACGCCGTGGAAATCTGCGCGAAGGCGGAGAGGATGTCGTAGTACGGCGAGCCGAAGGGAGATTCCGGCACACCGTACCAGCGGTAGTAGTTCGCCATGTAGTCCGACTTGGATGCGACCCGCGCCATGGTGAGCAGGTAGCCGTCATCGGAGGTGTTCGCCCCGAAGATGTGCCAGAAGCCGAGCACGGCGAGCACGAGAGCGTCGAGGGGGCGGAAGGTGCGCCACTGGCTGCGCAGCAGCGGGAAGCGGCGGCCGTCGCGCGCGTCGAGGCGCCACAGCGCCCAGAGCGCGACGATGAGGGAGGCCGCGCCGAGCGCCATCGCGCCGGATTTCAGCGCGGTCGGCGAGGAGGTGAAGCGGGAATTGACGTTGACCTGGGCGGCGAGCCCGGCGTCGACAAGCGTGCCCGCTTCGCCCTCTAGCTCGCTGTAGATGCCGGTGACCTGGGGGCGAAGGTCTTCCTCGCCGTCCTCGCTGAGGTCCGTGCCGGAAATTGCGATGCTCGTACCCTCCGAGGTGGCGGAGACCTCAAGCAGTGCGCTCGCGGGAAGGGAGGCAACCTGTGCGGCATCGAGCTCGAAGAGCACCTCGTTGAGCGAGGTGACGAGCAGGCCGCCGTCCGGCGCGGAGACGAAGAGCCCGCGGTCGCTGGCCTCCTGGGAGGAGGCGGGCAGGGTGCCCGCGATGAGCGTCTCGCCGTCACGCAGCGCCGCGATGGACTCCTTAACCGGGACATCGAGCTCGATCGACTCGGGCGCCAGGGAGATCAGCGGTGCGTTGATCGAGCCCAGCGACTCGTTCTGCGGCCAGCTCACCGTCGATTCCACCTGGTTGATCGGGAGGATGGGGGTGAGCAAGAAGCAGGTGAACGCGAGGAGCCCGGAGACGATGGCGCACAAGACCAGCGGACGGGGGGCGCGGTTTTCGGCTTCGGCTAACACGTCGTTGAACTCTACTGGGCGGTGCGTGCTCATCGGGAACGGACCACCACCACGAACGGTCCGATCTGGGCTTTATCCCACTCGGGGGAGTCGAACGAGGCGGGGTTGAAGAACAATCGCTCGTAGACCATGTTCGGTTCGTTGGGGAAGATGTCGTGGCCCACGTGGGTCTTATACGGCTCAGATTCGTCGTCAAGGTTGCCGCGGAAGAGGAACACGTCGGGCGCGCGCCACGGCAGGGAGTCGAGGGCCGCGAGCATCTCCTGCGGGTCTTCCAGGGCGTCGTAGGAGCCTTCCGCGAGCGTCGTGAGCGCCTCCACTCGCCGGTCGTACTCGCCGAGGGGGTTGGCGTAGTGGCTGGTAAACGCGTTGAAACCGTAGTAGGGGTTCATGGCCATGAAGTTGATCTCATCGGTGAGTACGACGGTATTGGTCGGCTCAAAGCCGTGCGCGGAGATGAAGCTGCGGACCTCCCCGTAGTAGCGCCCGGCGTCGGCCGGGAAGCGGTCGGCGCGCTCGCCGTTGCCGTCCGTATCGGCGTAGGCCTGGTCGATGTGGGCCTGGTTTTTCTCGGGAATCTGCTGGATGTAGAGTCCCCCGGCGGCCGCGAGCAGGATCACCCCGGCCGCGGTCGCGGCGGGGGCGAGCGAGCCGAAGGCGCGCTCGAGGAGCGGGCCGGTGTGGGACAGCGCGACGAGGCCGGCGGTGGCGAAGAGCAGCAGGATGAGCACCTCGACGCGGAAGCCGAGCAGCGTGGTGCCCAGCAGTGGGGTGACCATGGAGGCGAAGACCCACGCGTAGC
Coding sequences within it:
- a CDS encoding RNA-binding S4 domain-containing protein is translated as MDVEISGDSIKLGQFLKVANVAETGGHAKELISGGQVTVNGEVVTARGHMLVDADVVTAAGQSLTVVTGAEGGDYFDERTANDDFDPEKWRNM
- a CDS encoding VOC family protein, which translates into the protein MPAFEALPGMPYWQDLATVDTTKSAYFYSKLLGWEVEGDLYRMARTQGLPVAGFIGGLDDPTMSDAWVTYFFTRDVEGVKRGVVTRGGEVLATAEVSLGTMVLCADPAGAIFGVIEPAGEDQFVAAGEPGTPVWHEYVALDRARECIDFYAELFDWEVTHSQGYYLATAEGAPFLGLRDDSGNADVAALAGFWETYFGVEDVARAARRAQELGGEVVHGPEDSPFGPLVLVADPTGATVTLCEVEAPAPEELLSESDSVLGL
- a CDS encoding M13 family metallopeptidase; protein product: MNDLFELVNGQWVATHEIPADRGIDGAFYALRDKSEADVRDLLEDGVGRGGDLYLSFMDTAEINAAGLAPLEPDLQKLAVSNITELARSFGELERVGVGAPVTYWVEKDSQGEDSIAYVVQSGLGLPDEAYYREEQHAQTLAEYKAHVARMLGYLDSAPLLGLPAEVAAERVVNLETQLAASHWDVVRSRDAIATYNPVELGELPPLVQEILRGSGLGEGPVVNMMPSYTEALGQMLRPETLADWQLWGAWNILRSRAGLLPEDIGAANFEFFGVKLAGATEQRDRWKRGVSLAESLVGQEIGARYVEKHFPPESKEHMLALVGYLLRAYRERISRLEWMGEDTRARALEKLEQFATKIGYPDSWRSFDGLEFSQSGKDLIANVRRGAAFEHDYQLGKVGRPADRGEWVTTPQTVNAFYNPVVNDITFPAAILQPPFFDAEADAAENFGAIGAVIGHEIGHGFDDQGSRYDGHGNLNSWWTEEDRERFDSLTSKLVEQFNGLVPAVLQGTEGVSGVKGEFTLGENIGDLGGLGIAVAAYKLYLDDNGLSDGPAQPFGELEGTYTGLQRLFLAWARVWRSKTRPEMAAQLLAIDPHSPNEFRCNVIAGNIPEFYDAFDVREDSAMWVAPADRVQIW
- a CDS encoding cutinase family protein, coding for MAASTARTFINALGAAALLAAVTIGATPRPAGAQEISSNRANTVVNEQGCSAHYLIAVPGGANTVEGLPTAIPHGGNVFSTGLIVEAQTHGAVEALWVSYRSLPFAVDTYPAAFDDGYRETRNAVTTLAQRCPEARFSFTGYSLGAHITSQMTSDIAHGRGPIGPERVGSVALFSNPHQGGNGAVLSPGTPPDSRGALGSLPEGYGELGPRVLEICHADDVVCSMPPSLRGLVAPAMQVGLASGLAPLAPVAHVLATLGLDVFKLAAGITAHGGYEGPDRREAAGWITAHA
- a CDS encoding arabinosyltransferase domain-containing protein, which produces MSTHRPVEFNDVLAEAENRAPRPLVLCAIVSGLLAFTCFLLTPILPINQVESTVSWPQNESLGSINAPLISLAPESIELDVPVKESIAALRDGETLIAGTLPASSQEASDRGLFVSAPDGGLLVTSLNEVLFELDAAQVASLPASALLEVSATSEGTSIAISGTDLSEDGEEDLRPQVTGIYSELEGEAGTLVDAGLAAQVNVNSRFTSSPTALKSGAMALGAASLIVALWALWRLDARDGRRFPLLRSQWRTFRPLDALVLAVLGFWHIFGANTSDDGYLLTMARVASKSDYMANYYRWYGVPESPFGSPYYDILSAFAQISTASMWMRLPSLLAGVATWWILSRELLPRLGPVVAERRMAHWTAALVFLSFWLPYNNGTRPEPIIALGLIATWASFERAIATERLFPAAVGTILAAFTLACGPTGLAAVGVFLISLPALFAIMERRLPHAPRLAFIAPFLAAGFAVMLAVFHDQTLATVLEATSVRSKVGPALDWYSEWVRYGTLFDQTVDGSMTRRFPTFVFFACLGLIAWALVRMGSIPGAAKGPTVRLVLIVALSTFFLMFTPTKWTHHFGIYAGIGGAVAALGAVVLSHIALRSARNRTFALAGVAFLMAVTLAGWNGWWYVSSFGVPWWDKTVQLHAVEANTVVLVIALVILMIGVFQSLRHARATRVGAGRFAGLMSAPIAIVAALMVAFSCLTFVKAFLDQAPAYSVGMGNVRTFAGNSCQLGSDVLLETNTNESFLSPIGGVALADSLDSGDNRGFDPEGVPSFIVEEDSSSSASSPRTDANNNASASTLDPSGATNSATTGNGTGTNTNAGSGSADAAKATTEQEQSTTRTSTQGNRPETMRGANGSTVRLPFNLDYTKVPMLGSYSEEPTGSAQLETAWFALPPAREDAPLVVASAAGRIAHKDINGVEQEGADLKLEYGALRDGTSVERLGEVEMLDQGPTPSWRNLRYPIADLPEEADVVRLVAEDSSLADRDWMALTPPRVPTLAPLGDVFAPSTPGLLDWSVALQYPCQRTFNHYAGVAEIPEFRIMPDAPGKAQLSGFMDFLGGGALATTEAVNYSYDIPGYLRNDWARDWGSVAKYEPRTNSAGEVPQVAAVEHDNATRWGWFTPGPMKIRDPEEKKD